One Palaemon carinicauda isolate YSFRI2023 chromosome 4, ASM3689809v2, whole genome shotgun sequence DNA segment encodes these proteins:
- the LOC137639798 gene encoding fap1 adhesin-like: MELSRTVASHASLELSRTVASHVSMELSRTVASDVSMELSRTVASHVSMDLSRTVASYVSRELSRTVACHVSMELSRTVASNVSMELSRTVASNVSMELSRTVASNVSIELSRTVASNVSMELSRTVASNVSMELSRTVASHVSMKLSRTVASHVSMELSSTVASHVSIELSRTVASNFSMELSRTVSSNVSMDLLATVASNVSMELSRTVASHVSMELSRTVANNVSMELSRTVSSNVSVELLATVA, from the exons ATGGAACTATCAAGAACTGTTGCAAGTCATGCCTCATTGGAACTATCTAGAACTGTTGCAAGTCACGTCTCAATGGAACTATCAAGAACTGTTGCAAGTGATGTCTCAATGGAACTATCAAGAACTGTTGCAAGTCATGTCTCAATGGATCTATCTAGAACTGTTGCAA GTTATGTCTCAAGGGAACTATCTAGAACTGTTGCATGTCATGTTTCAATGGAACTATCTAGAACTGTTGCAAGTAATGTCTCAATGGAACTATCTAGAACTGTTGCAAGTAATGTCTCAATGGAACTATCTAGAACTGTTGCAAGTAATGTCTCAATTGAACTATCTAGAACTGTTGCAAGTAATGTCTCAATGGAACTATCTAGAACTGTTGCAAGTAATGTCTCAATGGAACTATCTAGAACTGTTGCAAGTCATGTCTCAATGAAACTATCCAGAACTGTTGCAAGTCATGTCTCAATGGAACTATCTAGTACTGTTGCAAGTCATGTCTCAATTGAACTATCTAGAACTGTTGCAAGTAATTTCTCAATGGAACTATCTAGAACTGTATCAAGCAATGTCTCAATGGATCTATTGGCAACTGTTGCAAGTAATGTCTCAATGGAACTATCTAGAACTGTTGCAAGTCATGTCTCAATGGAACTATCTAGAACTGTTGCAAATAATGTCTCGATGGAACTATCTAGAACTGTATCAAGTAATGTCTCAGTGGAACTATTGGCAACTGTTGCATAA